TCCCAGGGTGAGGACCCGGAGCCACGGGCCCGGACGACGAAAGTCCCTGGTGTCCCCGGAGGACCGGTGGCAGGAGCCGGTGGAGGATGAGAAATGAGGCAGCATGTGAACGAAGACTTTCACGGGTGGCAACCTGGCCTCGCCAATCGAGGTTGAATCGGCGGGAAGGTGTCTGCTGACACTGTCAGTTCCCCGCAGGGCCACCAAGTCATTTCCCCGGTCCATCGGAGTTTCGTGCCCACGGATCCCGGATTACCGATCGCCAGAACCCGCGCCCACCGTCGTGCGAATTCCCGGTCGCCGAAGGATTCGATTTCAGGCGTCGGAAGCTCCGGAGGCACCGGCCGGAGGGCGTGCGATGGGCGCCAGGACGCCGCACCCGGGGGGATCCGGCCACCGTTCGGGCTTCAGAAGTTCTCATTTTGAGGGAGTGGCCTGAGGGGGGCGAGCGCGCATCGCCTTCTGGTGGGCCAGAAAGGAAGGCGACTGGGTGAAGAAGACGGCGAAGGCGCTCAGGCCGAAGTCCTCCATGGCGTAGGAGGTGTTGGCGCCCCGACGCCGGTCCGGCAGTTGGGCCAGTTCCTCGCGCAGGGAGTCGAGGCACCGATTGAGGAACGTTCGGCTCATGAGCAAAGACGCTGGCGCCACTGCCGGCCCAGCGGACGCACGAAGACGTCCTTGGCGCGGGTCGAGGCTCGGGCGGGAGGACCGTTGCGCCCCCGGCCGGTGGTGCGGCCGACCGGCAGCCAGCCGGCGGCCTGGTAGCAGGTGCCGCCAAAGCGCCCGGGCTCGACGAAGGTCTCCACCAACTCGCTGCCGTGTCCGTGGCGTTGGTGCCAATCCCGGTTCAGACGGCCCAGAACCCGGGCCAGAACCTGGCTGGCCAGGTGGGGCACGCGCACCCACGGGGGATGAGGACGCGGGTGTTGTTGATCAGTCGTGAGCGATGACGCTGGCACTGCGGCGTGGAGGCAGACGAATCCAGCCGCGCGCCTCCAACTTGGGGAGCAGGCTGCGGCAGGCCATGTCCTTCGGGCGGCCCGTCCCGGTGCGCCAATCCCAACACGGGCACCGCTCTCGCGAAACCCGGGTTCGATGCCAGTTGGGATGGGCGGCCAGCAGCGCGCCGATCTGGCCCAGTTCCCCGGGCGTCAGCCGCCGCCCCTGAATGACTTCCTCGACCCTCACCGGCCTTGGCTTTACCGGGAGCAGGGGAGTGAGTCCCGCACACGATAAAAAAATCTTCGGGAAGCCCGGCACTCCACAGATCCTCCCCCTCCCTCCGGCCAAACCCCGCCAACCCCACTAACGATCCTCCGTTATATCCATTTCCTCCCCTGCAAAATACTGAGATGCGCACGGACTGCCGATCCTGCCGCCATCCTGCTTGCGCGAGGGATCGGATTCGGGGAAACTCCGATTCCTAAGACAAGGTCCAGATTCCCGAGGCCGCCCGAAACCGGTATCTCGGGGGTCCTTGGAAAGGCACCGGGACCGCCAAAATGAAGTCACCTTGCCGATTCCGACGCCGCATCGCCCTGACGGCGGCCGGTACACTGCTGGCACCCGCAGGAGCTCTTGCCAGCGGACTCACGTTGTATGAGATCGCCACGCCCGAAATGGACCTGGCGTCCGCCGGTTGGGCGGCGCGGCCGCAGGACGCCTCGACGCTCTTCAAGAACCCGGCCGGCATGAACCAGCTCGAGGGCCCGAACCTGCAGACGGGCCTCCAGCTGACCTATGGCGACATCGAGTTCTCGCCGAATGCCGACACCTCGGCGCGCCTCGGCACCGGCGGCGGCGGGAACGCCGTGGGGGCGCTGCCGGCAATGAGCTTCTTCTACGTCCAGTCGCTCGGGGAGAAATGGCGCGTGGGCCTGGCCACCCTCTCGTATTTCGGCCTCGCCGAGAAGTACGACCCGGACTGGGTCGGACGCTGCTACGTGCAGGAGAGCACCCTGATTGGCGTGAGCCTGGTCCCCACCGCCAGCTACCCGATCAACGACTGGCTGTCGGCCGGAGCCGGGCTCAATGCGATGTACGGCTATCTGGAGACCGAAGTCGCCGTGAACAACCTCAGCCCGCGGCTCGCCGATGGCCAACTGGCCGTCAACGACCGCACCTGGGGTTTCGGCGCCAACGCCGGGGTGCTGATCCGGGCGGGGGAAAACATCCGCGTGGGCGTGAACTACCTGTCACCCGTCAAACTGGATATCGAAGCCACCCCGGCATTGTGCCTCGGCGCCGCCTGCACCCTCCTGTGGGCGGGCGACATGACCGTGGACCAGGGGTCGGAGGCCAGCCTGCGGGGCCGGGTGGCTGGGGCGTACGAAGATGCCAGCTTCACCTTCGCAACCCTCAGTCAGAACTGGAAACTTTGAACCCATGAACAAGCTCCTGCTCCTCCCGATCCTCGTGACACTCGCCGGGCTGCAAGCCGCGGCCCAGGTCCCCAATGCCGGTCTCTCGCTGGCCATCACCCAGGCCCGCCAGCAGAATGCCACGCTGATGCAGCAGTACTCGTGGAATTGCCGCACCGAACTGACGGAATACGGGACGGTCAAGGACACGCGGATCGACACCGTCACCTGGGGCCCCAACAACCAGCCCCAGTACACAATCCTCAACGACATCCAGAACCCCCTGCCCCGCGGCTTCTTCAGGCGGCGCATCGCGGAGAACGAACGTCAACAGACGGAACAGTTCATCACCGGCCTGCGGACGTTCCTCCACCAATACACCCTGCCCTCTGCGGGACAGATGCTCAACTTCATCAGCAGCGCCGCCATTCCACCGCCGGACGCCAACGGGGTCCTGCAACTCACCGGCGGCAGTGTCGTGGTCCCCGATGACAGCGTGTCCCTGTGGATCAGTGCCCCGACCAAGGCGACCCGCCGCATGACAATCATGACCAGCTATCAGGGCCATTCGGTGAGCGTCACCGCCACGTGGAAGATGCTCGCCAACGGTCTGAACTACATGGCCTACGCCCAGATCAACGTGCCCGATGAAGGCATGATCCTCACGGTGCAGAATTACGACTACATCAACCAGGACCTCTGAGGGCGGTCGGATCCGCGCCGGCCGTCAAACTCCGGTCACTTCCACGGACGCATTTCATGAAGCCTCTCCATCCTCTCGCGATCGTCCTTGTGTTGCTCCTCGGCCCGCTGTCCGCCCGCGGACAGGACGGCCAGACCGGTCAGCCGCTGGACCCGTTGTCGCTCGGCTGGCCGCGCACGTTTGCCTCGCAGGGCTACGAGTTTGCGGCGTACCAGCCGCAGATCACCCGGTGGCCGGGCAACCAGATTGAGGGGCGCTTCGCAGTGGCGGTCTGGCCCACCGGTACCACCAACGAAACCTATGGGGTGGCTTTTTTCCAGGCGCGGACCGAAATCGACAAGGTCAACCGCCTGGTGACGCTGGAGGACTTCCGGGTGACGAAAGTCAACTTCCCCACCCAACGAAACCACCAGGCGACGTATCAGGTCCTCCTGCAGGCCGAACTGCCCCCGGCCGCAAAGACCATTCCGCTGGACCACCTCGAATCGGTGTTCGTGGTGTCCGGCGAGATGGCGAAGGCCCGAATCGTCGCCGTGGATAACACGCCACCGCGGATCATCTACACCACGCAACCGTCCCTGCTGGTCCTGGTGGACGGCCCGCCGCAGGTGGGTCCGCTGACCTCCGGCTTCGAACGGGTGCTCAACACGCGGTCCATCCTCCTCCAGAGCACCAACACGTTCACGCAGGGCTACTACCTGTACGCCGCGGACAACTGGTACACCGCGCCCTCCCTCGACGGCCCGTGGTTGGTGACCCCGTTCCCGACACCCGACATGTCCGCGGCCCTTCAAACCGCGCTGGCCACGGGCCAGGTGGATCCCGCCACGCCCAAGACCCCCCTGCCGTCCCCGCTGACGGTCTACGTCTCCACCACCCCGGCGGAACTCCTCCAGAGCAGCGGCATGGCCAACCTGCAGTCACTCCCGGGCACGGACCTCCTCTATGTCGCCAACTCCGACCAGGCCATTTTCTACGACTTGGATGACGCGAACTACTACGTGCTGATCTCCGGGCGCTGGTTCAAGTCACCGGGCCTCTACGGCCCCTGGGCGTTCGTGCCGCCCGGGTCGCTCCCGAACCAGTTCCGGCAGATCCCGCCGGATGGCGCCAAGGCCAACGTGCTGGCTTCGGTTCCGGGAACTCCGATGGCGCAGGAGGCGCTGATCGCGAACACCATTCCCCAGACGGCCACCGTGCGCCGCGACCAGGCCACGCTCGCGGTGACGTACGTGGGCGCCCCCGCGTTCGCCCCCATCCAGGGCACCACGCTCTCCTACGCCACCAACACCGTGACTCCGGTCATCCAGGTCACTCCCGTATCCTACTACGCCTGCCAGAGCGGCATCTGGTTCCAGGCGCCAGGTCCCAACGGTCCGTGGGCGGTGGCCACCGCCGTTCCCGGTGCGATCTATGGCATTCCGGCAACCTGCCCGATTCACTATGTCACGTATGTGTACGTCTACGGCGCAACTCCCGGCGTGGTGTACGTCGGCTACACTCCGGGGTACGCGGGAACCGTGGTCGCCCCGGGCGGCGTCGTGGTTTACGGGACGGGATATGTCTATCCGCCGGTCGTGGTCGGGACCACCTATGTCAGTTATCCACCCACCTACGGATACGGAGCGGGGCTTGCCGTGGGCGCCGCGGCGGGATTCGCCTTTGGATATGCGGCGGGCGCCAGCTACGGCTGTTGGTACGAGCCCCATTGGGGCTGTTACAGCTACGCCTACCCGTACGGATACAGCTACAGTCACGTGAATTGCAACGGGACCAGCTTCTACACGCACAGGGGAACTGCGGTCACCACCTCGGGGGCGTACGGATACAATCCCTACACCGGCACTTCCTGGGGCGCACAGCATGCCTCCACCTTCAACCCCTACACCGGAACCTCCGGCGACTTGAACCGGGGCGCCGCCTACAATCCCTACACCGGCCAGGGCGCCGCGGGACGCAGCGGGTCGTGGTACAACCCGTACACCGGAGCCAGCGCGGCGGCGCGCGGCGGCGTGACCGGCAATGCCGCCACCGGCAACTACGCCGCTGGACGCCAGGCCGCCGGATACAACCCGACCACCGGCACCTACGGCGCCGCCAGCAGGGGGGTCTCCGGCAACGCGTACACGGGCAGCGCCTCGGGCTACGACCGCGGGATCGTGGGCAACACCCAAACAGGAAACGCCGTGGGTTGGAATAACGGCAATCTCTACACGGACAAGAATGGCAACGTGAACCGGTACAGCGCGCCGACCGCGTCCTCCCAGGGCGGATGGAACCGGTACGGCAGCAGCGGTTGGAGTGACACGTATCGCCCATCAACTTCGTCCTGGTCGGACAGCGGCTGGAACAGCTCCAATTGGAACCAATCGCGAGACGCATCTTCAGGACTGGACCGGGAGAGCTGGGGTCAGGCCACCGGCGGAGATCGCTGGGACTCTTGGAACCGGTCCGGCGGAGGTGGCTGGGGCGGATCTCACGGCTCTGATGGCTGGGGGGGCGGAGGCGGAGGCGGGGGCGGTTGGGGTGGGGGCGGATTTCGCGGACGACGGTGAACGGACGACGTCCACCGTGGGGAGACCGGAATCATCAATCCCGGGCCGCGGGCGATCTCCCATCACGGGCTCTTGCGGGGACGTCCCTGTCCTGCCGGATCCTGACCCTGGCAACATTGACCGCCATGGCCGGTTGGGGCGCCGAGGCGGGGGACCCCGCCCCCCTGAGACCATCCGGACCGTCGGAACACCCGGGCGAATTGCTCCAGTACGACTCATTGGGACGGCTGGTGGCGACTCCGACCAACGCCATCCCGCCGCCCCTCCTGCCGCCCCACTCGATGGGCATCCAGTCCCAGATCCCCAACCCGCCGCGCGGGTTGGGCCACGCGGATGCCACGATCCGACGGCGGATTGACGAGGTGCCGAGAGTCGGGTGGGAATGGTTTCCCGCCGCCCCGCCTCCCCTGATGCCCTACCTCGCGGGCAACGACCGGCTCGGCAACACCTCCCTGCGCCCCGGCAGCCTCTTCGAGGTCACCCCCTGGGAGGGCGCCATTCAGGGGGCGAAATACGCGGCATCCACTTTCGGACTCAACTACTCCCTGGCTCAGACGTTGTCGGTCGTCGGCATGGGAAGCCCACTTCAAGGCGACCGCTGGCTCGGCGCCTACGGGCTCGACTTCTTCGCGAAATGGACGGTGTTCAGCAGCCACGGCGGCGCCGCAGCGGGGTGGATCAGCACGCAGATCGAGGCCCAGGAAGGGCTCGGAAGCGCCAGCCGGACGGAAACGCCGCAGTCCAATCTTGGCACCTTCACCAACCCCTCCGGGGCGTGGTCCTCGCGCCAGGGTTTCCGTATCCCGGAACTCGCCTGGCAGCAGTCCCTCGACCACGGACGCTTCGTGGCGCTGGCCGGAGTGGTCAGCCAGGGAAACTATCTGGACGCCAACACCTATGCCAACTCGGCACGCGGACAGTTCCTCAACTCCGCCCTGATCAACAGCATGGTGCTGCCGCTGCCCGACTACAACCTCGGCGCCAGCCTCCAATATCAGCCGCAGGACTCCTGGTTCGTTCAGGTCGGCGGCAGCGTCGGCAACACCCCCGCCGGCGCCGCGCCCTGGGTGGACTTCAGCCGGGAAACCTGGTCGGCGGTCGGCGAACTCGGCTTCACGACGCAGAATGTGGCCGGCTTGGGACCGGGCGCGTATCGCATCCAGCCGTTCATTGCCAGTGCCGGAGGACCGACGCAGGGCGGACTCGCCTTCAACCTTCAGCAGAGGCTCGGAGAGCAGGTGCCGGTCGGATGGTTCGGACGCTTCGGCGTCGGCGGTTCAGCGGTCACCCAGGCATCGGCACAGATCGGTACCGGATTCGTCGTCCAGGCGCCCCTGAGGCACCTTGGATTGATCCGTTCCCAACCCAATGACGGCTTCGGTGTGGGCGTCGTGTGGAGCCGGCCCTCACCGCAAGGGGACGGTCTCACGCCCTCCGACGAGACCGTGCTCGAACTGGGGTACGTCCTCCAGCTCACGCCCATGCTGCGCGTGCAGCCGGATCTGCAGATCGTATGGAATCCCGCCCAGAATCCCGACACGGACCGGGCGCTCGTCGTGCAACTTCAGCTCGACGCTTCCTGGTAGGTGGCCGGCTACGGTTCGGGAAGCGCTCAGGACACCACGATGAGACTCTGAGCGGCTGGCTCCACGCCGCCCCGCGGAATGATTGGCCGCCCGGGGTCTCGGATCCTGGAGCTCATGCACATCCCGCGGCCCGCTTCCGGGTGCTGGGAGAATGGAGCAATGGATTCAGCGGCGAGGGGACCATCACCAACATCACGCCCTGCCTGTGGAGCGGCTGGACCGCGTCCTTTAATCTCAACGGAACTCTTCAAAGCGTCTGGAGCGCGCACCGCGCCGCCCGAAACGGCAATCGGTACACCGTGACCAACGAGGCGTGGAACGTGGCGGTTCAACCGGGGCAGCGGCTCGTCCTTGGCTTCAATGCCTCTCCATCGTTCGCGCAAGCCGGCGCGCCTTGTCACTTCATGCTCCACGGCATCGTCACCGGTCAGTGGAACGTCATTCGTCAGGGCCGTTCCGGCACGACTTGCACGTTCGGCAATGCCTCCTGGAACGGTTCCCTCAAGGCCGGCGGCCACATGACCTTTGGGTTCAATGCCGATCCCGGCGGGACGATCATCCCGCCTTCGAACATCACGATCCGATGGGGCCTGCGGATGATTTCCGCGCGGCCGGCAGGCCCGGCCCGCGATTGCCCGGGACGCTCGAAGGGCAGCCGCCTTCGGAGTCTCGTCTCAAGGGTCCCTCCACCCGCCCGGCTGTCGTGCGCCGACCGGACGGCCCCCGAACCTGCTGCGGTGCCGCATCGGGAACCCGGACCCCGGCGGACGACGGGTGTTCTCGCGAGTTTACAAATCGCTCCGGGAACCTTATCAGCGCTCGTAGCTCCGCTTGATCGCTCGATCCCGCATCCTGAACCGCCGGTGGTCTGCCACCCGCTCCTCCCCGGGGGCAACCCCCTGATCGAGGAGCCGGACACGCGCCGGAACCATTCTCCAGTCCCGAACCTGCATCCCCCATGTCCGCCCTCATCGAAGTGGTCCTCACCGGATTCGCCCTCATCGTCCTTGCCGGTCTGCTCGCCTTCTTCCTGCTCTGCATCCGCAAGATCCAGCCCGGCCGCGCCGGCATCAAGACGGGCGCGGGCGGATTGAAGGTCGCCTTCGACTGGATGGTCCGGGTGCCGCTCGTCCAGACCTACCACATCATGGACATCTCCGTGAAGAAGCTGGAGATCGCCCGGAAGGGGAAGGATGGCCTCGTCTGCAAGGACAACATCCGCGCCGACATCACCGTGGCCTTCTACATCCGCGTGGAGGCCACGGAGGAGAGCGTCCGCAAGGTCGCCCAGATGCTCACTCCCGAGCGGGTGTCCGATGTGAACCAGCTTCGCGAGCTGTTTGAGGCGAAGTTTTCCGAAGCCCTCAAGACCGCCGGCAAACAGATGGAGTTCCATGAGCTGTTCACCGAACGCATCAAGTTCCGCGACCAGATCCAGAACACCATCGGCAAGGATCTCGACGGTTTCCTGCTTCAGGACGTGGCCATTGACTACCTGGAGCAGACGCCGCTGGAGCAGCACGATCCCAGCAACGTCCTCGATGCCGAGGGCATCAAGAAGATCACCGAGATCACCCAGCGCGAGCGCGTTCTGGCCAACGAATTCTCGCAGCGCACCCAGGTGCAGGTGGAAAAGGAGAATGCCGACGCCGACATTGCCAAGCGCGAGCAGCGGCGGCGCAACGAGGAGGATACCGCCCGGCAAAACCGCGCCATCACCGAGGTGCAGGCAAACGAGGAGGCGGAATCCCGGAAGGTGATCGAGTCCCGTCGCATGGAGGTCGAGTCCCGGCGGCTCGAGACCGAGGAGGCGATCCGTCTGCGCCAGGAGGATCTCAACCGCGCCGTCCAGGAGCGCGAGTACACGGTCCGCAAGGAGCGGGAGCGCCTTGAGCAGGAGGCCGTGCAGGAGGGTGAGGAGGCCCGCGTCCGTCGTGAGCGGACCGTGTCGCTCGCCGAGATGGACAAGGAGGTGAAGGTCGCCGACGCCGCCGTCGAGGTGGAACGGAAGCGCGCCACCGTGGTTGCCGAGCAGAAGGCCGTGACTCGTCAGGAGGAGGAGAAGCGCAACATCGAGGCCCGCATGACGGCCGAGCGGGTCCGCGAGGTCACGCTCATCGAGGCCGAGATGAACGCGAAAAAGGACCAGACCGAAAAGGTGGTGGCCTCCGAGGCCCAGAAGGAGTCCGGACGCAACCTGGCCGAGGCGGAGAAGATCCGGATCGTCACCGCCGCCGAAGCCGGCCGCGAGGCCGCCCTGCGCGAGGCGGAGCGGCTCCAGACGCTCGCCGATGCCGAGGCCAAGGTCGCCGACAAACGCCGCCACGCCGCCGAGCAGGAGGCCGAGGGCACTGCCGCCCGGGAGGCCGCCCGCGGGCTTGCCGAGGCCAGGGTCGCCATCGCCATGGCCGAAGCCCGGAAGATCGAGGCCGGCGCCCTCAAGGACGTCGGCTTCGCCGAGGCCGCGGTGACCAAGGCCAAGGGCGACGTGCAGGCCGAGGTCACCGAAAGCCAGGCCCAGGCCGAGGCCGAGGGCACCAAGGACAAGGAACTCGCCGCCGCCGCCGGCATCGAGGCCCGGGGACTGGCCGAGGCGAGGGCCATCGAGGAGAAGGCGAAGTCCATGAAGCTCCTCCACGAGTCCGGACAGCAGCACGAGGAGTTTCGCCTCCGCCTGTCCAAGGACCGCGACGTCGAACTGGCCGCCATCAACGT
Above is a window of Verrucomicrobiia bacterium DNA encoding:
- a CDS encoding carbohydrate-binding family V/XII; this translates as MKPLHPLAIVLVLLLGPLSARGQDGQTGQPLDPLSLGWPRTFASQGYEFAAYQPQITRWPGNQIEGRFAVAVWPTGTTNETYGVAFFQARTEIDKVNRLVTLEDFRVTKVNFPTQRNHQATYQVLLQAELPPAAKTIPLDHLESVFVVSGEMAKARIVAVDNTPPRIIYTTQPSLLVLVDGPPQVGPLTSGFERVLNTRSILLQSTNTFTQGYYLYAADNWYTAPSLDGPWLVTPFPTPDMSAALQTALATGQVDPATPKTPLPSPLTVYVSTTPAELLQSSGMANLQSLPGTDLLYVANSDQAIFYDLDDANYYVLISGRWFKSPGLYGPWAFVPPGSLPNQFRQIPPDGAKANVLASVPGTPMAQEALIANTIPQTATVRRDQATLAVTYVGAPAFAPIQGTTLSYATNTVTPVIQVTPVSYYACQSGIWFQAPGPNGPWAVATAVPGAIYGIPATCPIHYVTYVYVYGATPGVVYVGYTPGYAGTVVAPGGVVVYGTGYVYPPVVVGTTYVSYPPTYGYGAGLAVGAAAGFAFGYAAGASYGCWYEPHWGCYSYAYPYGYSYSHVNCNGTSFYTHRGTAVTTSGAYGYNPYTGTSWGAQHASTFNPYTGTSGDLNRGAAYNPYTGQGAAGRSGSWYNPYTGASAAARGGVTGNAATGNYAAGRQAAGYNPTTGTYGAASRGVSGNAYTGSASGYDRGIVGNTQTGNAVGWNNGNLYTDKNGNVNRYSAPTASSQGGWNRYGSSGWSDTYRPSTSSWSDSGWNSSNWNQSRDASSGLDRESWGQATGGDRWDSWNRSGGGGWGGSHGSDGWGGGGGGGGGWGGGGFRGRR
- a CDS encoding cellulose binding domain-containing protein, with protein sequence MLGEWSNGFSGEGTITNITPCLWSGWTASFNLNGTLQSVWSAHRAARNGNRYTVTNEAWNVAVQPGQRLVLGFNASPSFAQAGAPCHFMLHGIVTGQWNVIRQGRSGTTCTFGNASWNGSLKAGGHMTFGFNADPGGTIIPPSNITIRWGLRMISARPAGPARDCPGRSKGSRLRSLVSRVPPPARLSCADRTAPEPAAVPHREPGPRRTTGVLASLQIAPGTLSALVAPLDRSIPHPEPPVVCHPLLPGGNPLIEEPDTRRNHSPVPNLHPPCPPSSKWSSPDSPSSSLPVCSPSSCSASARSSPAAPASRRARAD
- a CDS encoding outer membrane protein transport protein; translation: MKSPCRFRRRIALTAAGTLLAPAGALASGLTLYEIATPEMDLASAGWAARPQDASTLFKNPAGMNQLEGPNLQTGLQLTYGDIEFSPNADTSARLGTGGGGNAVGALPAMSFFYVQSLGEKWRVGLATLSYFGLAEKYDPDWVGRCYVQESTLIGVSLVPTASYPINDWLSAGAGLNAMYGYLETEVAVNNLSPRLADGQLAVNDRTWGFGANAGVLIRAGENIRVGVNYLSPVKLDIEATPALCLGAACTLLWAGDMTVDQGSEASLRGRVAGAYEDASFTFATLSQNWKL
- a CDS encoding carbohydrate porin, encoding MAGWGAEAGDPAPLRPSGPSEHPGELLQYDSLGRLVATPTNAIPPPLLPPHSMGIQSQIPNPPRGLGHADATIRRRIDEVPRVGWEWFPAAPPPLMPYLAGNDRLGNTSLRPGSLFEVTPWEGAIQGAKYAASTFGLNYSLAQTLSVVGMGSPLQGDRWLGAYGLDFFAKWTVFSSHGGAAAGWISTQIEAQEGLGSASRTETPQSNLGTFTNPSGAWSSRQGFRIPELAWQQSLDHGRFVALAGVVSQGNYLDANTYANSARGQFLNSALINSMVLPLPDYNLGASLQYQPQDSWFVQVGGSVGNTPAGAAPWVDFSRETWSAVGELGFTTQNVAGLGPGAYRIQPFIASAGGPTQGGLAFNLQQRLGEQVPVGWFGRFGVGGSAVTQASAQIGTGFVVQAPLRHLGLIRSQPNDGFGVGVVWSRPSPQGDGLTPSDETVLELGYVLQLTPMLRVQPDLQIVWNPAQNPDTDRALVVQLQLDASW
- a CDS encoding DUF4338 domain-containing protein translates to MRVPHLASQVLARVLGRLNRDWHQRHGHGSELVETFVEPGRFGGTCYQAAGWLPVGRTTGRGRNGPPARASTRAKDVFVRPLGRQWRQRLCS